A genome region from Amblyraja radiata isolate CabotCenter1 chromosome 32, sAmbRad1.1.pri, whole genome shotgun sequence includes the following:
- the zdhhc12 gene encoding palmitoyltransferase ZDHHC12 isoform X1 — MFRKVLSAGFAVRAGHVALTWAVTLILFLHRTDLKQSEERGEFLKPVTFLLLVLCSMLLYFITSLMDPGYVTFDDELKVSRSIHCVWDDEEQMVPVVQKAQRLRRCGYCMVQQQPMRSKHCQSCQHCVRRYDHHCPWIENCVGERNHRFFMLYLISQLTVLLWAFHIAWSGFGTETEWKEWLRINTFLLLAFIIIIIFTVVVMLLLVSHLYLVSSNTTTWEFMSRHRISYLKHCSSEENPFDQGILGNLWVFFCVCKTVAWERIYFKEEDGLV; from the exons ATGTTCCGGAAGGTTCTGTCCGCCGGCTTCGCGGTGCGGGCCGGTCACGTGGCGCTCACCTGGGCGGTGACGTTGATTCTCTTCCTGCACAGAACGG ATTTGAAGCAGAGCGAGGAACGTGGCGAGTTCCTAAAGCCAGTAACCTTCCTCCTGCTCGTTCTCTGTTCAATGTTACTGTACTTCATCACCTCCCTCATGGATCCAGGATACGTCACATTTGATGATGAACTAAAG GTGTCTCGATCGATTCATTGTGTTTGGGATGACGAGGAACAGATGGTCCCTGTGGTACAGAAAGCCCAGAGATTGAGGCGCTGTGGCTACTGCATGGTCCAG CAGCAACCCATGCGGTCTAAACACTGCCAGTCCTGTCAACACTGTGTACGGCGATATGATCACCACTGCCCGTGGATTGAGAACTGTGTGGGGGAGAGAAATCATCGCTTCTTTATGCTCTACCTGATTTCTCAATTGACTGTCCTGTTGTGGGCTTTCCACATTGCCTG GTCTGGATTCGGTACTGAAACTGAGTGGAAAGAGTGGCTCCGTATCAACACATTCCTGCTATTGGCATTCATCATCATTATCATTTTCACCGTGGTGGTTATGCTGTTATTGGTATCGCACTTGTATCTGGTATCCAGCAATACCACAACTTGGGAGTTTATGTCCCGCCATCGCATTTCTTACCTCAAACATTGCAGCTCAGAGGAAAATCCATTTGATCAGGGCATTCTTGGGAATTTGTGGGTGTTTTTCTGTGTATGCAAGACTGTTGCATGGGAAAGGATTTATTTTAAAGAAGAGGATGGGTTGGTTTAG
- the zdhhc12 gene encoding palmitoyltransferase ZDHHC12 isoform X2, with protein MFRKVLSAGFAVRAGHVALTWAVTLILFLHRTDLKQSEERGEFLKPVTFLLLVLCSMLLYFITSLMDPGYVTFDDELKVSRSIHCVWDDEEQMVPVVQKAQRLRRCGYCMVQQPMRSKHCQSCQHCVRRYDHHCPWIENCVGERNHRFFMLYLISQLTVLLWAFHIAWSGFGTETEWKEWLRINTFLLLAFIIIIIFTVVVMLLLVSHLYLVSSNTTTWEFMSRHRISYLKHCSSEENPFDQGILGNLWVFFCVCKTVAWERIYFKEEDGLV; from the exons ATGTTCCGGAAGGTTCTGTCCGCCGGCTTCGCGGTGCGGGCCGGTCACGTGGCGCTCACCTGGGCGGTGACGTTGATTCTCTTCCTGCACAGAACGG ATTTGAAGCAGAGCGAGGAACGTGGCGAGTTCCTAAAGCCAGTAACCTTCCTCCTGCTCGTTCTCTGTTCAATGTTACTGTACTTCATCACCTCCCTCATGGATCCAGGATACGTCACATTTGATGATGAACTAAAG GTGTCTCGATCGATTCATTGTGTTTGGGATGACGAGGAACAGATGGTCCCTGTGGTACAGAAAGCCCAGAGATTGAGGCGCTGTGGCTACTGCATGGTCCAG CAACCCATGCGGTCTAAACACTGCCAGTCCTGTCAACACTGTGTACGGCGATATGATCACCACTGCCCGTGGATTGAGAACTGTGTGGGGGAGAGAAATCATCGCTTCTTTATGCTCTACCTGATTTCTCAATTGACTGTCCTGTTGTGGGCTTTCCACATTGCCTG GTCTGGATTCGGTACTGAAACTGAGTGGAAAGAGTGGCTCCGTATCAACACATTCCTGCTATTGGCATTCATCATCATTATCATTTTCACCGTGGTGGTTATGCTGTTATTGGTATCGCACTTGTATCTGGTATCCAGCAATACCACAACTTGGGAGTTTATGTCCCGCCATCGCATTTCTTACCTCAAACATTGCAGCTCAGAGGAAAATCCATTTGATCAGGGCATTCTTGGGAATTTGTGGGTGTTTTTCTGTGTATGCAAGACTGTTGCATGGGAAAGGATTTATTTTAAAGAAGAGGATGGGTTGGTTTAG